A portion of the Bifidobacterium sp. ESL0800 genome contains these proteins:
- a CDS encoding tRNA pseudouridine(55) synthase TruB, with product MSKKNKQPELSGLLVVDKPLGVTSHDVVAAVRGELHMRRVGHAGTLDPQASGVLVIGFGHGTRLLNYIVDHTKTYEATIRLGQASTTDDSEGDIMTVAPVKLADDSRNETVQAIPAESDDDATDSGVNMHRESNIVAVSDGGRDADGSLSKTSSDIEKADDLLQVFDGGTSCADGHDKIRILTLQQIKQAINEHLTGDIEQVPSSYSAVRVNGRHAYELARQGKAVELAARPVTISEFTVLGARNAEAETDGLPAGDIEDEPNQKAAGRTPVVDVDVRISCSTGTYIRSLGRDLGQLLGVGGYLTRLRRTRVGRFDLTAPQLAQRVVTAHAKPHTFTNREGLTLTLNKAVLDVDAEELKRRSLTMLEAAQRTMPTVPITDADARNLRFGRRLPMPMADNADSNTLSGADSCAQNDRSNETNTIAAVFLPQTGEIVGIVEPANAHELKSVVVFPPTV from the coding sequence CGGCCACGCGGGCACGCTCGATCCGCAGGCCTCAGGCGTATTGGTCATCGGTTTCGGCCACGGCACGCGGCTGTTGAACTATATCGTCGACCACACCAAGACCTACGAGGCGACCATCCGGCTCGGCCAGGCCAGCACCACCGACGATTCCGAAGGCGACATCATGACGGTTGCCCCCGTGAAACTGGCCGATGATTCTCGAAACGAAACCGTGCAGGCCATACCGGCGGAATCGGATGATGATGCCACCGATAGCGGCGTGAATATGCATAGGGAAAGCAATATCGTAGCCGTGTCGGATGGAGGTCGCGACGCCGATGGAAGCTTGTCCAAGACTTCTTCGGATATCGAAAAGGCCGACGACTTGCTACAGGTTTTTGATGGTGGAACGTCTTGTGCTGACGGACACGACAAAATCCGTATACTGACACTTCAACAGATCAAGCAGGCCATCAACGAGCATCTGACCGGTGATATCGAGCAGGTGCCGAGTTCCTATTCCGCCGTTCGTGTCAATGGCCGTCACGCATACGAGCTGGCCCGTCAGGGTAAGGCCGTGGAACTTGCCGCCCGTCCGGTCACCATCAGCGAATTCACCGTGCTTGGCGCTCGCAACGCCGAAGCAGAAACGGATGGCTTACCTGCCGGAGATATCGAAGACGAACCAAATCAAAAGGCTGCTGGACGGACTCCTGTCGTGGACGTGGACGTACGCATCAGCTGCTCTACGGGCACGTATATCCGTTCGCTCGGACGTGATCTGGGCCAGCTTCTGGGCGTCGGCGGTTACCTGACAAGGCTGCGGCGTACGCGGGTCGGCAGGTTCGATCTGACCGCTCCGCAACTGGCACAACGCGTGGTCACCGCCCACGCCAAGCCGCATACCTTCACCAATCGTGAGGGCTTGACGCTGACGTTGAACAAGGCCGTGCTCGACGTTGATGCCGAAGAACTGAAGCGTCGCTCTCTGACCATGCTTGAGGCCGCGCAACGTACGATGCCGACCGTTCCCATCACCGATGCCGACGCCCGGAACCTGCGTTTCGGTCGCAGACTGCCGATGCCGATGGCGGACAATGCAGACTCCAATACGCTCTCCGGCGCCGATTCTTGTGCCCAAAACGACAGAAGCAACGAGACGAATACCATCGCTGCGGTATTTCTGCCGCAAACCGGTGAGATTGTAGGCATCGTGGAACCGGCCAATGCCCATGAGCTCAAGTCCGTAGTGGTTTTCCCGCCAACTGTGTGA
- a CDS encoding riboflavin kinase, protein MKITRLTPDDNGLVDWPTLSSHKRVVMTIGVFDGMHKGHQAVVRRVVELAKKTDSLSVAMILDPRPALAHTYANEHDGMDLPVDFVDTQALSSVEQRARVMDELGVDRVLVLHYTMAFAAKSFRFFLGQMVGKLGMRTLVLGQDAAMGANRKGDIKAIQELCEATRVFELDVVDDLGPGYTWVPSHFEPKMPEGTGEPQDPREAMNKAELRAWSKQNNCRKVRVWSSSNVRYLLSQGCVKAASEILGRDHAVEGAVVHGEQRGREIGFPTANLAQKVEGYVPVDGVYAGWLVDLGPIDDDANNDGGTSDGGTAASSANNAAQSTASSGVNAANLASPSAQMRMAKGSPWRWPAAISIGTKPTYSDETGINERVIEPYCVTDDWLDLYDHKVRVEFTQFLRGQVKFDGTDELKVALKDYADQTLEIVDAK, encoded by the coding sequence ATGAAAATCACCAGGTTGACACCCGACGATAACGGATTGGTGGATTGGCCCACCCTGAGTTCGCACAAGCGCGTAGTGATGACGATTGGCGTGTTCGACGGCATGCACAAAGGGCATCAGGCCGTTGTGCGCCGCGTGGTGGAGCTGGCGAAAAAGACCGATTCCCTGTCCGTAGCGATGATTCTCGATCCGCGGCCGGCGCTTGCGCATACCTATGCCAACGAGCACGACGGCATGGACTTGCCGGTGGATTTCGTGGACACGCAGGCTCTGAGTTCGGTCGAGCAGCGGGCGCGGGTCATGGACGAACTTGGGGTGGACCGCGTGCTGGTGCTGCACTATACAATGGCGTTTGCGGCCAAATCGTTCCGTTTCTTCCTGGGCCAGATGGTCGGCAAGCTGGGCATGCGTACGCTCGTGCTCGGCCAGGACGCGGCAATGGGTGCGAACCGCAAGGGCGATATCAAGGCCATTCAGGAGCTTTGCGAGGCCACGCGCGTCTTCGAGCTCGACGTGGTCGATGATTTGGGGCCCGGCTATACGTGGGTGCCGTCGCATTTCGAGCCGAAGATGCCGGAAGGCACCGGTGAGCCGCAGGACCCGCGAGAAGCCATGAACAAGGCCGAACTGCGCGCGTGGAGCAAGCAGAACAATTGCCGCAAGGTGCGCGTCTGGAGCTCGTCGAACGTGCGTTATCTGCTTTCGCAGGGGTGTGTGAAGGCTGCCTCTGAAATTCTGGGGCGCGACCATGCGGTCGAAGGCGCTGTGGTGCATGGTGAGCAGCGCGGGCGCGAGATCGGCTTCCCGACCGCGAATCTGGCGCAGAAAGTCGAGGGCTATGTACCCGTCGACGGGGTGTACGCCGGTTGGCTAGTCGATTTGGGGCCGATTGACGATGATGCGAATAACGATGGCGGTACTTCTGATGGCGGTACTGCCGCTAGCAGCGCGAACAACGCCGCACAAAGCACTGCGTCCAGCGGTGTGAACGCCGCGAATCTGGCATCTCCCTCGGCGCAGATGCGTATGGCCAAGGGTTCGCCGTGGCGTTGGCCTGCCGCGATTTCCATCGGGACCAAGCCGACGTATAGCGACGAGACCGGCATCAACGAGCGGGTCATCGAGCCGTATTGTGTCACCGACGATTGGCTGGATCTTTACGACCACAAGGTGCGCGTTGAATTCACGCAATTCCTGCGCGGCCAGGTCAAGTTCGACGGCACCGACGAGCTCAAGGTCGCACTGAAGGACTACGCCGATCAGACGCTGGAGATTGTTGACGCGAAGTGA
- a CDS encoding cupin domain-containing protein, producing MSVAFEDMSEYAQHVVKTLGLEAHPEGGWYRQTWLSLQAAAGTATKQAAQRGEELRTTGTGNAAASAGSVTTDVAYSESTYAATAADLKSMKATEGRPLASLIYFLLAQGDASAWHKVDATEIWLWHGPATVGLELGGYGDAPADESGRTLYTLGQGLASADVDTSSTPVGQVVIPEGCWQRTVPGKGDALVSCVVSPGFTFDGFTLE from the coding sequence ATGAGCGTTGCATTTGAGGATATGAGCGAGTATGCACAGCACGTGGTCAAGACGCTGGGTCTTGAGGCGCATCCCGAGGGCGGCTGGTACCGTCAGACCTGGCTGAGCCTGCAGGCCGCGGCCGGTACGGCAACGAAGCAGGCCGCACAGCGCGGCGAAGAGCTGCGCACTACCGGCACCGGCAATGCCGCAGCTTCGGCAGGTTCCGTCACAACCGACGTAGCGTATTCCGAGTCTACCTACGCCGCCACCGCCGCCGATCTGAAATCGATGAAAGCGACCGAAGGCCGGCCGCTGGCCTCACTGATCTACTTCCTTTTGGCACAGGGCGATGCGAGCGCCTGGCACAAGGTGGACGCCACGGAAATCTGGCTTTGGCACGGACCGGCCACCGTCGGCCTTGAACTGGGGGGATATGGCGACGCACCGGCCGACGAATCCGGACGCACACTCTACACGCTCGGACAGGGACTTGCCTCGGCCGATGTGGATACGTCATCGACGCCGGTAGGCCAAGTGGTCATACCCGAAGGCTGCTGGCAACGCACCGTGCCCGGCAAGGGCGACGCTCTGGTCTCCTGTGTGGTGAGCCCTGGCTTCACCTTCGACGGCTTCACGCTGGAATAG
- the radA gene encoding DNA repair protein RadA yields the protein MAKNATQYVCSECGWNGVKWYGRCPECGAWGTIEEFHEARPAAASRTAAPGRTSRTQASSAVIAGSAAAKPITEISTEGAKRIPTGFGEFDRVLGGGIVPGSVVLVAGEPGIGKSTLLLETAGNVARGNAKKSVLYISGEESQAQVRMRASRINALESNLLLAATTDLATVLGLIEQEKPSLAIVDSAQTIVSQDVDGISGGSTQVREVASALIDTAKTLDIPVMLVGHVTKDGSIAGPRTLEHLVDVVCQFEGDRVTALRMLHAAKNRFGPTDEVGCFDMSGEGIEEVSDPSGLFLSTEDAPVEGTCVTFTLDGHRSLPIEVQALVTKSVLPTPRRNTNGIDSNRLAMLSAVLYRHGRVNLLANDLYVSTIAGGLAKEPACDLAIVAALASAATSKPIARTTCAMGEISLTGQVRPVPQLSHRLNEAARLGFTRAVVPTNRSRRKLKAVKGLEIIEVSSLRDALEALSVSKGR from the coding sequence ATGGCAAAGAATGCGACACAGTATGTCTGCTCGGAGTGCGGATGGAACGGCGTGAAATGGTACGGGCGCTGCCCAGAATGCGGCGCGTGGGGCACCATCGAGGAATTCCACGAGGCACGGCCCGCCGCCGCGTCACGCACCGCCGCACCCGGACGGACCTCGCGCACGCAGGCCAGCTCCGCGGTCATCGCAGGCAGCGCCGCGGCCAAGCCGATTACCGAAATCTCGACTGAAGGCGCGAAGCGTATCCCCACCGGCTTCGGCGAGTTCGACCGGGTGCTCGGCGGCGGCATCGTGCCGGGCTCGGTCGTGTTGGTCGCCGGCGAACCTGGCATCGGCAAATCGACGCTGCTGCTGGAAACCGCGGGAAACGTGGCACGCGGCAACGCCAAGAAATCCGTCCTGTATATTTCGGGCGAAGAATCGCAGGCGCAGGTGCGTATGCGGGCCTCCCGCATCAACGCGCTCGAAAGCAACCTGCTGCTGGCCGCCACCACCGACCTGGCCACAGTGCTAGGGCTGATCGAGCAGGAGAAGCCAAGCCTCGCCATCGTGGATTCGGCGCAGACCATCGTCTCGCAGGACGTCGATGGCATCTCCGGCGGCTCCACGCAGGTGCGCGAAGTGGCCAGCGCCCTGATCGACACCGCCAAAACGCTTGATATCCCGGTGATGTTGGTCGGCCACGTCACCAAGGACGGCTCCATCGCCGGTCCGCGCACGCTCGAGCACCTGGTCGACGTGGTCTGCCAGTTCGAGGGTGATCGCGTCACCGCACTGCGTATGTTGCACGCCGCCAAAAACCGTTTCGGCCCGACCGACGAGGTGGGCTGTTTCGACATGAGCGGCGAGGGCATCGAAGAGGTCAGCGATCCCTCCGGCCTGTTCCTTTCGACCGAAGACGCGCCGGTGGAAGGCACCTGCGTCACGTTCACGCTCGACGGTCACCGCAGTCTGCCGATCGAGGTGCAGGCATTGGTCACCAAATCCGTTTTGCCTACGCCCCGCCGCAACACCAACGGCATCGATTCGAATCGCCTGGCCATGCTTTCGGCGGTGCTATACCGTCACGGGCGCGTGAATCTTCTGGCCAATGACCTCTACGTTTCCACCATTGCCGGCGGCCTGGCCAAGGAACCGGCCTGCGATCTCGCCATCGTCGCCGCATTGGCGAGCGCCGCCACCAGCAAACCCATCGCCCGTACCACCTGCGCGATGGGCGAGATCAGCCTCACCGGCCAGGTACGCCCCGTCCCCCAGCTGAGCCATCGCCTCAACGAGGCCGCACGCCTGGGCTTCACCCGCGCCGTAGTCCCCACCAACCGCAGCCGTCGCAAACTCAAAGCCGTCAAAGGCTTGGAAATCATCGAGGTCTCGTCCCTGCGCGACGCGCTTGAGGCACTGAGCGTTTCGAAAGGGAGATAG
- a CDS encoding AURKAIP1/COX24 domain-containing protein, which translates to MGSVIKKRRKRMSKKKHRKLLRKTRHQRK; encoded by the coding sequence ATGGGTTCTGTCATCAAGAAGCGCCGCAAGCGGATGAGCAAGAAGAAGCACCGCAAACTGCTGCGTAAGACTCGTCATCAGCGCAAGTAG
- the tpx gene encoding thiol peroxidase — MAQITLGGVATNTVGNLPAVGSAAPAFTLADGDLNDFDSSKFAGKKVVINIFPSVDTDVCSMSVRKFNQMADELEDTVVVCVSKDLPFAQGRFCGAEGIKNVVTGSAFRSSFGEDYGVTIADGGMKGLLSRAVVVVDRDGKVAYTQQVPEIGTEPDYDAARKAVEALK; from the coding sequence ATGGCACAAATTACTTTGGGTGGCGTGGCCACCAATACCGTAGGAAATCTCCCCGCCGTCGGCTCTGCAGCTCCGGCTTTCACGCTCGCTGATGGCGATCTCAACGACTTCGACTCGTCGAAATTCGCGGGCAAGAAGGTTGTCATCAACATCTTCCCGTCCGTCGACACGGACGTCTGCTCGATGTCGGTGCGCAAGTTCAATCAGATGGCCGACGAGCTCGAAGACACCGTCGTGGTCTGCGTTTCCAAGGATCTGCCGTTCGCGCAAGGCCGTTTCTGCGGGGCGGAGGGCATCAAGAACGTCGTCACCGGTTCTGCGTTCCGTTCCTCGTTCGGTGAGGATTACGGAGTGACCATCGCCGACGGTGGCATGAAGGGACTGCTTTCACGCGCCGTGGTTGTCGTCGACCGTGACGGCAAGGTCGCCTACACGCAGCAGGTTCCGGAAATCGGCACCGAGCCGGATTACGACGCCGCTCGCAAGGCGGTCGAAGCGCTCAAGTAG
- the rpiA gene encoding ribose-5-phosphate isomerase RpiA: protein MDKEQQDALKKAAGIEGAKFIKDGMIAGLGTGSTVRFLVDELGRRTQEEGLKFTGVTTSRRTAKQAEGYGIKIVDIDDVDHIDLAIDGADEVDKNFNGIKGGGAALLWEKIVNENANYNIWIVDASKVVDTIGAFPLPVEVIPYGSAHVIKKFEDKGYKPVLRRNADGTEVRTDENNYVVDLHLERIDHPQDLAEDLINTVGVVEHGLFLNRVDKVIVGNPNGPRVLTVSEN, encoded by the coding sequence ATGGATAAGGAACAACAAGACGCGCTTAAGAAGGCAGCTGGCATCGAGGGGGCCAAGTTTATCAAGGACGGCATGATCGCGGGCCTCGGCACCGGCTCGACCGTGCGGTTCCTGGTCGACGAGCTCGGCCGTCGCACCCAGGAGGAAGGCCTCAAGTTCACGGGCGTGACGACTTCGCGTCGCACCGCCAAGCAGGCCGAGGGCTACGGCATCAAGATCGTCGACATCGACGACGTGGACCATATCGATCTCGCCATCGACGGCGCCGACGAAGTGGACAAGAACTTCAACGGCATCAAGGGCGGCGGCGCGGCCCTGCTCTGGGAGAAGATCGTCAACGAGAACGCCAACTACAACATCTGGATCGTCGACGCCTCCAAGGTGGTCGACACTATCGGTGCGTTCCCGCTGCCCGTCGAGGTCATCCCCTACGGCTCCGCCCACGTCATCAAGAAGTTCGAGGACAAGGGCTACAAGCCGGTGCTTCGCCGTAACGCCGACGGCACCGAGGTCCGCACCGACGAGAACAACTATGTCGTCGACCTGCATCTCGAACGCATCGACCACCCGCAGGATCTCGCCGAAGACCTCATCAACACGGTCGGCGTGGTGGAGCACGGCCTCTTCCTCAACCGCGTGGACAAGGTCATCGTCGGCAACCCGAACGGCCCGCGCGTGCTGACCGTTTCCGAGAACTGA